From the candidate division KSB1 bacterium genome, one window contains:
- a CDS encoding FAD-binding protein, translating into MKIKEQIKHDSIVLGAGLAGLSAALEILERDEKADVAVISKVHPVRSHSGAAQGGINAALRFDDSWHSHMYDTVKGSWFLADQDAARILCSEAKEVIARFDKYGALFNRNEDGTIAQRAFGGQSRNRTCYIADKTGHNLLHTLYEQCMKRQVKFYWEHFVTSLIVEEGQFKGIVAFDMLTGEFYFIRGKALIIATGGAGRIYGQSSNALINTGDGAALAYRVGIPIKDMEFFQIHPTGLLNGILITEGARGEGGYLINKDGERFMQRYAPKFMELAPRDFVARSIHFEIREGRGINNEYVYLDLRHLGEEKIKTRLPQIREICIHFAGVDPVHDPIPIRPTVHYTMGGIDVNIKTETAIPGIYAAGECSCVSVHGANRLGGNSLLETVVFGPIAGREALKFSRQHELLDYSKASLKAEEDRLNTLLSRSQGERAATIRKDMEKTMVNSFGIFRNEQVMQEGLAQLTELKQRYQNVIVEDKGQAYNLDLIRTLELGYMLDLAEVIAIGAIARKESRGAHYREDYPKMDNQNFLKHTMVQRDEQGQPQLSYKPVVIEDIEPLAEIKY; encoded by the coding sequence ATGAAAATCAAGGAACAGATCAAGCACGATAGTATTGTCCTTGGCGCTGGCTTGGCCGGCTTGAGCGCAGCTCTGGAGATATTGGAACGGGATGAAAAGGCTGACGTGGCGGTTATTTCCAAGGTTCATCCTGTTCGTTCGCACTCTGGCGCAGCCCAGGGCGGCATCAATGCAGCGCTGCGGTTCGACGATAGCTGGCATTCACACATGTACGATACAGTGAAAGGCTCATGGTTTTTGGCCGATCAGGATGCGGCTCGAATCTTATGCAGCGAAGCCAAAGAGGTCATCGCCCGATTCGATAAATACGGCGCTCTGTTCAATCGCAACGAGGACGGCACCATTGCCCAGCGGGCCTTTGGCGGCCAGAGCCGCAATCGCACTTGCTACATCGCTGATAAGACGGGCCACAATTTGCTCCATACGCTGTACGAACAATGCATGAAGCGGCAGGTGAAATTCTATTGGGAGCATTTCGTCACTTCCCTCATCGTGGAGGAGGGACAATTCAAAGGCATCGTCGCTTTCGATATGTTGACGGGCGAGTTCTATTTCATCCGAGGCAAGGCGCTGATCATCGCTACGGGCGGAGCAGGTCGAATTTACGGTCAAAGCAGCAATGCGCTGATCAATACAGGGGATGGTGCCGCTTTAGCCTATCGGGTCGGCATTCCCATCAAAGATATGGAGTTTTTCCAGATTCATCCCACTGGTTTGTTGAACGGCATTTTGATCACCGAAGGCGCCCGAGGCGAAGGCGGCTATTTGATCAACAAAGATGGCGAGCGGTTCATGCAGCGCTATGCGCCGAAATTCATGGAGCTGGCACCACGGGATTTTGTCGCTCGCTCCATCCACTTTGAAATCCGAGAGGGACGAGGCATCAATAACGAATATGTCTACCTCGATCTGCGTCATCTGGGCGAGGAGAAGATCAAAACTCGCCTGCCACAGATTCGGGAGATATGCATCCACTTTGCTGGCGTCGATCCTGTGCACGATCCGATCCCGATTCGACCGACGGTGCATTACACCATGGGCGGCATCGATGTCAATATCAAAACGGAGACAGCCATCCCTGGCATTTATGCAGCAGGCGAATGTAGTTGTGTCAGCGTTCATGGTGCCAATCGGCTCGGCGGCAATTCGCTGCTGGAGACCGTCGTGTTCGGTCCCATTGCGGGTCGGGAGGCGTTGAAGTTTTCGAGACAGCATGAGCTATTGGATTATTCGAAAGCTTCGCTAAAGGCCGAAGAAGACCGATTGAATACCTTGCTGAGTCGAAGCCAGGGCGAGCGGGCGGCGACTATTCGAAAGGACATGGAGAAGACCATGGTCAACAGTTTCGGCATCTTCCGAAACGAACAAGTGATGCAAGAAGGTTTGGCGCAACTCACTGAACTGAAGCAGCGTTATCAAAATGTAATCGTTGAAGACAAAGGTCAAGCTTATAATCTCGATTTGATCCGAACGCTGGAATTGGGCTACATGCTCGATCTCGCTGAGGTGATAGCGATCGGCGCCATCGCCCGCAAAGAAAGTCGAGGTGCCCATTATCGGGAAGATTATCCGAAAATGGATAATCAAAATTTCTTGAAGCATACGATGGTGCAGCGAGATGAACAGGGCCAGCCGCAGTTGAGCTACAAGCCCGTGGTAATCGAGGATATTGAGCCACTGGCGGAGATCAAGTATTGA
- a CDS encoding succinate dehydrogenase/fumarate reductase iron-sulfur subunit: MTIKTKIFRYHPDKDKKGKLVEYSVRMEEGMSVLALLHQVHDEQDGTLAYRYSCRGAICGTCAVMINGVPRLACKTQVSKILDEADAITIEPLAHYGVIKDLVVDKRPFWQAVQATMPWLVREKELPDERLNYEASMSKMDLDQLNRSSDCIKCSCCHAGCPKVDEMPEFIGPAISIQISKQMFDPRDRNFEHRKQISAAPNGVFACDKHAVCVKVCPKDCRPLRAITFIQNRIK; this comes from the coding sequence ATGACCATCAAAACCAAAATATTCCGTTACCATCCTGACAAAGACAAAAAGGGCAAACTGGTCGAATACTCCGTGCGCATGGAAGAAGGCATGTCCGTGCTGGCGCTATTGCACCAGGTGCACGATGAGCAGGACGGCACGCTGGCCTATCGCTACTCCTGCCGTGGGGCGATCTGCGGCACCTGCGCCGTGATGATCAATGGCGTTCCTCGCTTGGCCTGCAAAACCCAGGTGAGCAAAATTCTCGATGAGGCCGACGCCATCACCATCGAGCCGCTGGCGCATTATGGTGTCATCAAGGACCTGGTGGTGGATAAGCGACCATTCTGGCAGGCGGTACAGGCCACCATGCCCTGGCTGGTTCGAGAGAAAGAACTGCCCGACGAACGGCTCAATTATGAAGCCAGTATGAGCAAGATGGACCTGGATCAATTGAATCGATCGTCAGACTGCATCAAATGCTCCTGCTGCCATGCGGGCTGTCCCAAGGTCGATGAAATGCCCGAATTCATTGGCCCAGCCATTTCTATTCAAATTAGCAAGCAAATGTTCGATCCACGGGATAGAAATTTCGAGCATCGCAAGCAGATCAGTGCCGCTCCCAATGGCGTCTTTGCTTGTGATAAACATGCGGTCTGTGTGAAAGTCTGCCCGAAAGATTGTCGTCCCCTGCGGGCGATTACGTTCATCCAGAATCGGATTAAATGA
- a CDS encoding aminotransferase class V-fold PLP-dependent enzyme, translated as MDRIINFDHGSATQPLPEVVESMMPFLKDNYGNPSSMHVLGQQAKAALDKARAQVAALINSEPEEIVFTASGSESNNFALKGVAFGNRKKGDHIIVSAIEHFSVLQAAKSLEKLGYQITQIPVDKDGLVDPDDVKKAITDKTILISVHHANPEIGTIEPIEEIGKIAREKGVLFHTDAIQTAGTIPVDVKKLNVDLLSLAANAFYGPKGAAALYIRKGARINPLIDGGTQEGGRRAGTENLLGIVGMGAAAELALRDMDKRIAHVQPLRDLMIQLIEEKIDHVYLHGHRTQRLPNNVNFGFEFIEGESILLFLGMSNIIASSGSACTSKALKASHVLLGIGQSHAIANGTILFTLGIDNTEEDIRLLGEKLPGIVERLRSMSPLYKK; from the coding sequence ATGGATAGAATCATAAATTTCGATCATGGCTCAGCCACCCAGCCATTGCCTGAGGTGGTGGAGAGCATGATGCCGTTTTTGAAAGACAATTATGGCAATCCGTCCAGCATGCATGTGCTGGGTCAACAGGCGAAGGCGGCGCTGGATAAAGCCCGAGCTCAGGTCGCAGCGTTGATTAACTCCGAGCCCGAGGAAATCGTTTTCACCGCATCGGGCAGCGAATCCAATAATTTTGCATTGAAAGGGGTGGCGTTTGGCAATCGCAAGAAGGGCGACCATATCATTGTTTCAGCCATCGAGCACTTTTCTGTGCTCCAGGCGGCCAAATCGCTGGAGAAGCTGGGCTATCAAATCACCCAGATTCCAGTAGACAAAGATGGTTTGGTCGATCCTGATGACGTCAAAAAAGCGATCACCGATAAAACGATTTTGATTTCGGTGCATCATGCCAATCCCGAGATCGGGACCATCGAACCGATCGAGGAAATCGGTAAAATCGCCAGGGAGAAGGGAGTGCTGTTTCATACCGATGCTATTCAAACCGCAGGCACGATCCCCGTGGACGTGAAAAAATTGAACGTCGATCTGCTCAGTCTGGCGGCCAACGCCTTTTATGGACCCAAAGGAGCAGCGGCACTCTACATCCGTAAGGGCGCCAGGATCAATCCACTGATCGACGGGGGCACCCAGGAAGGCGGTCGGCGAGCGGGCACGGAAAATTTGCTGGGTATTGTTGGCATGGGTGCGGCGGCGGAGCTCGCTCTCAGGGACATGGACAAAAGGATCGCCCACGTGCAGCCGCTGCGGGATTTGATGATTCAATTGATCGAAGAAAAAATCGACCATGTTTATCTTCATGGTCATCGCACCCAGCGGTTGCCCAATAATGTGAATTTTGGCTTTGAATTCATCGAAGGCGAATCGATCCTGCTGTTTTTGGGCATGAGCAACATCATCGCCTCCAGCGGCTCGGCCTGTACCTCCAAAGCGCTGAAAGCTTCCCACGTGCTGTTGGGCATTGGTCAATCGCACGCCATTGCCAACGGAACAATTTTATTCACGCTGGGTATTGATAATACCGAAGAAGATATTCGGCTTCTGGGGGAGAAGCTTCCCGGGATTGTAGAGCGACTGAGGTCGATGTCGCCGCTGTATAAAAAATGA
- the nifU gene encoding Fe-S cluster assembly scaffold protein NifU has translation MTGPYSEKVMDHFMNPRNVGEIEDADGVGTVGNPACGDIMQMFIKVKDDTIVDAKFKTFGCGAAIATSSMATELIKGKKIEEAVKVTNEQVTSALGGLPAVKRHCSVLAEEALHSALADYFKRQGKPAPFKLKTSEEFHKDE, from the coding sequence ATGACAGGCCCATATAGCGAAAAAGTAATGGATCACTTTATGAATCCGAGGAACGTTGGCGAAATCGAGGATGCGGATGGCGTGGGAACGGTGGGAAATCCCGCCTGTGGCGATATTATGCAGATGTTTATCAAAGTGAAAGATGACACGATTGTTGATGCCAAGTTCAAAACTTTTGGCTGCGGTGCGGCCATTGCGACGAGCAGCATGGCTACCGAGTTGATAAAAGGCAAAAAAATCGAAGAGGCGGTAAAAGTCACCAACGAACAGGTTACCAGTGCCTTGGGCGGATTGCCCGCCGTGAAGCGCCACTGTTCAGTGTTGGCTGAAGAGGCACTCCACAGTGCTCTGGCTGATTATTTTAAGAGGCAGGGCAAACCCGCTCCATTCAAATTGAAAACTTCCGAAGAATTTCATAAGGACGAATGA
- a CDS encoding DsrE/DsrF/DrsH-like family protein, which yields MDNKNVVTIVVFSGDLDKLLAAFIIATGAAASGKQVNMFFTFWGLKLLQKTHQKPRGMSFLQKMFAFMVKPGPDKRTISKLNMAGMGPMMLKKLMKRSRMPSLKELMTTAKNLGVKFTACTTSMGVMGITRETLIPEVDNIAGVTSFLADAEKSSVTLFI from the coding sequence ATGGACAATAAAAATGTAGTGACCATCGTCGTTTTCAGCGGCGACCTGGATAAGCTGTTAGCGGCATTTATCATTGCCACAGGAGCGGCTGCCTCGGGCAAACAGGTGAATATGTTCTTCACCTTCTGGGGATTGAAGCTGCTGCAAAAGACCCACCAAAAGCCCCGAGGAATGAGCTTCCTGCAAAAAATGTTCGCCTTCATGGTCAAGCCAGGTCCCGATAAGCGCACCATTTCCAAATTAAATATGGCGGGCATGGGACCGATGATGCTCAAGAAGCTTATGAAACGGTCCCGAATGCCATCGCTCAAGGAATTGATGACCACAGCCAAAAACCTGGGCGTCAAATTCACCGCCTGCACCACCAGCATGGGCGTGATGGGGATTACCAGAGAAACATTGATCCCAGAGGTCGATAACATCGCTGGGGTGACTTCGTTTTTGGCGGATGCAGAGAAAAGTAGTGTGACGTTGTTTATCTAA
- a CDS encoding sulfurtransferase TusA family protein yields the protein MKADFTIDCLGLYCPMPIIKTAEKIKELSPGQILEVISDDPGFVEDMPNWCKMTGHEFLEMQQEGEEYRAYVRKVGG from the coding sequence ATGAAAGCAGATTTTACCATAGACTGTTTGGGATTATATTGCCCGATGCCGATTATCAAAACGGCAGAGAAGATCAAAGAATTATCACCAGGGCAGATTCTGGAAGTTATCTCTGATGATCCTGGATTTGTCGAGGATATGCCCAATTGGTGTAAAATGACGGGACATGAGTTTTTGGAGATGCAGCAGGAGGGGGAGGAGTATCGGGCGTATGTGAGGAAGGTTGGTGGGTAG
- a CDS encoding DUF4258 domain-containing protein: protein MAEQSDILILARKAAEIKILYLPHALRQMSRPDRMISVTEIRNVVEHGEVIEDYPEDQRGHSCLIMGYGSDGRPIHVVCSPKEDYLAIFTAYIPHIDQWENDFKTRRKL from the coding sequence ATGGCAGAACAATCAGATATTCTGATATTAGCACGGAAAGCTGCTGAAATAAAGATTCTATATCTTCCTCATGCATTGCGACAGATGTCTCGGCCCGACAGAATGATTAGTGTTACAGAAATACGTAACGTTGTAGAGCATGGCGAAGTGATCGAAGATTATCCAGAGGATCAACGGGGGCATAGCTGCTTAATAATGGGCTATGGGAGTGATGGTCGTCCAATTCATGTCGTTTGTTCTCCCAAAGAGGATTATTTAGCGATTTTCACAGCTTATATTCCACACATAGATCAATGGGAAAATGATTTTAAGACGAGGCGAAAATTATGA
- a CDS encoding YgiT-type zinc finger protein, whose protein sequence is MKCIHCQGKMERKTAPFQIHRKGYHLMLNAVPAWVCQQCGEAYFEEAEVDSIQTVLQKLDEQAEKLAKAA, encoded by the coding sequence ATGAAGTGTATTCATTGCCAGGGCAAAATGGAGCGAAAAACCGCTCCCTTTCAAATTCACCGAAAAGGGTATCATTTGATGCTGAATGCAGTTCCCGCCTGGGTTTGCCAGCAATGCGGCGAAGCATATTTTGAAGAGGCCGAGGTCGATTCCATCCAGACCGTACTTCAAAAATTGGATGAGCAGGCTGAAAAATTAGCCAAAGCTGCCTGA